A part of Periophthalmus magnuspinnatus isolate fPerMag1 chromosome 14, fPerMag1.2.pri, whole genome shotgun sequence genomic DNA contains:
- the LOC117381189 gene encoding protein NLRC3-like isoform X3 produces MLHNLSVVTDSGLSMDQRETREDAAPPTTSRAALESERSIGRLIDFKKEHGPQIHQKHPPSEPGPICESLRSDWSMERPPVFANDPVEQQGPEVSSGQHHQTQLDSIFKLLEEDIFTFVQKELKKLHKVLSTDYPECLEPVEDEDEEQRSSSEAVLKITLNFLRRMKQKELAERLRSRTCSGVYRRKLKSNLQQKFECVFEGIAKAGNPTPLNQIYTELYITEGGSSEVNQEHEVRHMETASRKPGPAETPITCEDMFKGPAHTHGPIRTVLTKGVAGIGKTVLTQKFSLDWAEGKANQDIQLLFPFTFRSLNVLKERSFSLVTLVHHFFSQTQTELCSFEDLQVLFIFDGLDECRLPLDFTKTKALTDPTESTSLHVLLVNLIRGSLLPSAHLWITTRPAAANQIPAECVSMVTEVRGFTDPQKEQYFKKRFRDEADTIISHIKTSRSLHIMCYMPIFCWIAATVLEHVLKSRERGELPKTLTQMYIHFLVVQAKVKNIKYEGGSETDPHWSPETKKMVESLGKLAFEQLQKGNLIFYECDLSECGLDAAAASVYSGVFTQVFREEPGLYQDKVYCFIHLSVQEFLAALHIHQTFINTGINLLSEEQTSLRSNIFSSKSVQFYQTAVDQALQSPNGHLDLLLRFLLGLSLSTNQSLLQGLMTQTESRSQTNQKTAEYIKKKLSEDVSAERSINLLHCLNELNERSLVEQIQQVLSSGRLSEGGLSPAQWSALAFILLSSEEDLDQFELKKYCASEEALLRLLPVVKASNKALLSSCNLSERSCEALSSVLSSQSSSLTVLDLSLNDLKDSGLKMLSVGLKSPHCKLEQLSLSLCGLSPHSCGPLSSVLSSSSLTHLDLSHNDLQDSGVELLCSGLKSAPCRLETLRLSGCLVSQRGGAALASALSSAPSHLRELDLSYNHPGPSAELLTALQDQRPLLSVRLEFAGAVRLTPGLRKYFCDLTLDPNTAHRKLKLSDNNKKVTRVTEEQPYPDHQDRFETWPQILCSTGLTGRCYWEVQWSGDVYISVSYRGIRRKGNSYDSVFGHNDQSWSLFCSDDGFSVVHNNKRTSLPQPCSSSSGTVSVFVDCPAGSLSFYTVSSDQLTHLHTFNTTFTHTLIPGFMICPDSSVCVCAPTHSPSSV; encoded by the exons GACTCTGGACTGAgcatggatcagagagagaccagagaggacgcagcccctcccaccaccagcaGGGCGGCGCTGGAGAGTGAACGCTCTATTGGACGACTGATTGATTTTAAAAAGGAGCATGGTCCACA GATCCACCAGAAACATCCTCCATCTGAACCTGGTCCCATCTGTGAGTCCCTCAGGAGTGACTGGTCTATGGAACGTCCACCTGTTTTTGCCAACGACCC AGTGGAGCAGCAGGGTCCAGAGGTCTCCAGTGGTCAGCACCATcagacacagctggactccatatttaag CTTCTGGAGGAGGACATCTTCACTTTTGTCCAGAAGGAGCTGAAGAAGCTCCACAAGGTTCTGAGTacagattacccagaatgcttagAGCCTGTggaggatgaggatgaagagcagaggagcagcagtgaggCTGTTCTGAAGATCACACTGAACTTCCTGAGGAGGATGAAGCAGAAGGAGCTGGCTGAGCGTctgaggagca GGACTTGTTCTGGAGTTTATCGACGTAAACTGAAGTCTAATCTGCAGCagaagtttgagtgtgtgtttgagggcaTCGCTAAAGCAGGAAACCCCACCCCTCTGAAtcagatctacacagagctctacatcacagagggagggtcttcagaggtcaaccaggaacatgaggtcagacacatggaAACAGCCTCCAGGAAACCAGGCCCAGCAGAGACACCCATCACATGtgaagacatgtttaaaggcccagctcacacacatggaccaatcagaacagtgctgacaaagggagtggctggcatcgggaaaacagtgctcactcagaagttcagtctggactgggctgaaggcaAAGCCAACCAGGACATACAGCTGCTGTTCCCGTTCACTTTCAGATCACTCAATGTGCTGAAGGAGAGAAGCTTCAGCTTGGTGACACTTGTTCATCACTTCTttagtcaaacacaaacagaactctgcagctttgaagacctccaggtgctcttcatctttgacggtctggacgagtgcagacTTCCTCTGGACTTCACCAAAACCAAGGCCCTGACCGACCCCACAGAGTCCACCTCACTGCACGTGCTGCTGGTGAACCTCATCAGGGGGAGCCTGCTTCCCTCCGCTCACCTCTGGATAACCACACGACCCGCGGCGGCCAATCAGATCCCTGCTGagtgcgtctccatggtgacagaggtcagagggttcaCCGACCCGCAGAAGGAGCAGTACTTTAAGAAGAGGTTCAGAGATGAGGCCGACACAatcatctcccacatcaagACGTCCAGAAGCCTCCACATCATGTGCTACATGCCAATCTTCTGCTGGATCGCTGCCACAGTCCTGGAGCATGTgttgaaaagcagagagagaggagagctgccCAAGACCCTGACTCAGATGtacatccacttcctggtggTTCAGGCCAAAGTCAAGAACATCAAGTATGAAGGAGGATCTGAGACAGACCCACACTGGAGTCCAGAGACCAAGAAGATGGTGGAGtctctgggaaaactggcctttgagcagttgcagaaaggaaacctgatcttctacgagtgtgacctgagtgagtgtgggctggacgctgcagcggcctcagtgtactctggagtgttcacacaggtctttagagaggagccaggcctgtaccaggacaaggtctactgcttcatccatctgagtgtgcaggagtttctggctgctcttcacATCCATCAGACCTTCATCAACACTGGGATCAACCTGCTCTCAGAGGAACAAACATCATTACGGTCAAATATTTTTAGCAGTAAATCAGTTCAGTTTTACCAGACAGCTGTGGACCAGGCCTTGCAGAGTCCAAATGGACACCTGGACCTGCTCCTCCGCTTCCTCCTGGGTCTTTCActgtcgaccaatcagagccttcTACAAGGTCTGATGACACAGACAGAAAGTCGCTCCCagaccaatcagaaaacagctgagtacatcaagaagaagctgagtgaggatgtgtctgcagagaggagcatcaacctgctccactgtctgaatgaactgaatgagCGTTCTCTGGTGGAGCAGATCCAACAGGTCCTGAGTTCAGGACGTCTATCTGAAGGTGGACTGTCTCCTGCTCAGTGGTCAGCTCTGGCCTTCATCTTACTGTCATCAGAAGAAGATCTGGACcagtttgagctgaagaaaTACTGTGCTTCAGAGGAGGCTCTCCTGAGGCTGCTGCCAGTGGTCAAGGCCTCCAACAAAGCTCT actgagcagctgtaacctgtcagagagaagctgtgaagctctgtcctcagtcctcagctcccagtcctctagtctgacAGTCCTGGATCTCAGTCTCAACGACTTGAAGGACTCAGGGCTGAAGATGTTGTCTGTTGGTCTGAAGAGTCCTCACTGTAAACTGGAACAGCTCAG tctgtccctctgtggactgtcccctcacagctgtgggcctctgtcctcagtcctcagctcctccagtctcacacacctggatctcagtcacaacgacctccaggactcaggagtggagctgctgtgttctggactgaagagcgccccctgcagactggAGACTCTCAG GCTGTCTGGATGTCTGGTCtcacagaggggcggggctgctctggcctcagctctgagctccgccccctcccacctgagagagttagacctgagctacaaccatccaggaccctcagcagagctcctgaccgctctacaggaccagcgccccctgctgtctgtcag actGGAGTTTGCTGGAGCTGTGAGGTTGACACCAGGACTCAGAAAGT atttctgtgatctcactctggatccaaacacagctcacagaaaactcaaactgtctgacaacaacaagaaggtgacacgtgtgacagaggagcagccgTATCCAGATCATCAGGACAGATTTGAGACCTGGCCTCAGATTCTGTGTTCCACTGGTCTGACTggtcgctgttactgggaggtccaGTGGAGTGGAGATGTTTATATATCAGTGTCTTACAGAGGAATCAGAAGGAAAGGAAACAGTTATGACAGTGTGTTTGGACAcaatgatcagtcctggagtctgtTCTGTTCTGATGATGGTTTCTCTGTTGTTCATAATAACAAACGCACCTCCCTCCCTcagccctgctcctcctcttctgggacagtctcagtgtttgtggactgtcctgctggctctctgtccttctacacagtctcctctgaccaactgacccacctccacaccttcaacaccacattcactcacactctGATCCCTGGGTTTATGATCTGTCCTGactcctcagtgtgtgtgtgtgctccgacacactcaccctcctctgtgtaa
- the LOC117381189 gene encoding NLR family CARD domain-containing protein 3-like isoform X1: MLHNLSVVTDSGLSMDQRETREDAAPPTTSRAALESERSIGRLIDFKKEHGPQIHQKHPPSEPGPICESLRSDWSMERPPVFANDPVEQQGPEVSSGQHHQTQLDSIFKLLEEDIFTFVQKELKKLHKVLSTDYPECLEPVEDEDEEQRSSSEAVLKITLNFLRRMKQKELAERLRSRTCSGVYRRKLKSNLQQKFECVFEGIAKAGNPTPLNQIYTELYITEGGSSEVNQEHEVRHMETASRKPGPAETPITCEDMFKGPAHTHGPIRTVLTKGVAGIGKTVLTQKFSLDWAEGKANQDIQLLFPFTFRSLNVLKERSFSLVTLVHHFFSQTQTELCSFEDLQVLFIFDGLDECRLPLDFTKTKALTDPTESTSLHVLLVNLIRGSLLPSAHLWITTRPAAANQIPAECVSMVTEVRGFTDPQKEQYFKKRFRDEADTIISHIKTSRSLHIMCYMPIFCWIAATVLEHVLKSRERGELPKTLTQMYIHFLVVQAKVKNIKYEGGSETDPHWSPETKKMVESLGKLAFEQLQKGNLIFYECDLSECGLDAAAASVYSGVFTQVFREEPGLYQDKVYCFIHLSVQEFLAALHIHQTFINTGINLLSEEQTSLRSNIFSSKSVQFYQTAVDQALQSPNGHLDLLLRFLLGLSLSTNQSLLQGLMTQTESRSQTNQKTAEYIKKKLSEDVSAERSINLLHCLNELNERSLVEQIQQVLSSGRLSEGGLSPAQWSALAFILLSSEEDLDQFELKKYCASEEALLRLLPVVKASNKALLSSCNLSERSCEALSSVLSSQSSSLTVLDLSLNDLKDSGLKMLSVGLKSPHCKLEQLSLSLCGLSPHSCGPLSSVLSSSSLTHLDLSHNDLQDSGVELLCSGLKSAPCRLETLSLSLCGLSPHSCGPLSSVLSSSSLTHLDLSHNDLQDSGVELLCSGLKSAPCRLETLRLSGCLVSQRGGAALASALSSAPSHLRELDLSYNHPGPSAELLTALQDQRPLLSVRLEFAGAVRLTPGLRKYFCDLTLDPNTAHRKLKLSDNNKKVTRVTEEQPYPDHQDRFETWPQILCSTGLTGRCYWEVQWSGDVYISVSYRGIRRKGNSYDSVFGHNDQSWSLFCSDDGFSVVHNNKRTSLPQPCSSSSGTVSVFVDCPAGSLSFYTVSSDQLTHLHTFNTTFTHTLIPGFMICPDSSVCVCAPTHSPSSV; encoded by the exons GACTCTGGACTGAgcatggatcagagagagaccagagaggacgcagcccctcccaccaccagcaGGGCGGCGCTGGAGAGTGAACGCTCTATTGGACGACTGATTGATTTTAAAAAGGAGCATGGTCCACA GATCCACCAGAAACATCCTCCATCTGAACCTGGTCCCATCTGTGAGTCCCTCAGGAGTGACTGGTCTATGGAACGTCCACCTGTTTTTGCCAACGACCC AGTGGAGCAGCAGGGTCCAGAGGTCTCCAGTGGTCAGCACCATcagacacagctggactccatatttaag CTTCTGGAGGAGGACATCTTCACTTTTGTCCAGAAGGAGCTGAAGAAGCTCCACAAGGTTCTGAGTacagattacccagaatgcttagAGCCTGTggaggatgaggatgaagagcagaggagcagcagtgaggCTGTTCTGAAGATCACACTGAACTTCCTGAGGAGGATGAAGCAGAAGGAGCTGGCTGAGCGTctgaggagca GGACTTGTTCTGGAGTTTATCGACGTAAACTGAAGTCTAATCTGCAGCagaagtttgagtgtgtgtttgagggcaTCGCTAAAGCAGGAAACCCCACCCCTCTGAAtcagatctacacagagctctacatcacagagggagggtcttcagaggtcaaccaggaacatgaggtcagacacatggaAACAGCCTCCAGGAAACCAGGCCCAGCAGAGACACCCATCACATGtgaagacatgtttaaaggcccagctcacacacatggaccaatcagaacagtgctgacaaagggagtggctggcatcgggaaaacagtgctcactcagaagttcagtctggactgggctgaaggcaAAGCCAACCAGGACATACAGCTGCTGTTCCCGTTCACTTTCAGATCACTCAATGTGCTGAAGGAGAGAAGCTTCAGCTTGGTGACACTTGTTCATCACTTCTttagtcaaacacaaacagaactctgcagctttgaagacctccaggtgctcttcatctttgacggtctggacgagtgcagacTTCCTCTGGACTTCACCAAAACCAAGGCCCTGACCGACCCCACAGAGTCCACCTCACTGCACGTGCTGCTGGTGAACCTCATCAGGGGGAGCCTGCTTCCCTCCGCTCACCTCTGGATAACCACACGACCCGCGGCGGCCAATCAGATCCCTGCTGagtgcgtctccatggtgacagaggtcagagggttcaCCGACCCGCAGAAGGAGCAGTACTTTAAGAAGAGGTTCAGAGATGAGGCCGACACAatcatctcccacatcaagACGTCCAGAAGCCTCCACATCATGTGCTACATGCCAATCTTCTGCTGGATCGCTGCCACAGTCCTGGAGCATGTgttgaaaagcagagagagaggagagctgccCAAGACCCTGACTCAGATGtacatccacttcctggtggTTCAGGCCAAAGTCAAGAACATCAAGTATGAAGGAGGATCTGAGACAGACCCACACTGGAGTCCAGAGACCAAGAAGATGGTGGAGtctctgggaaaactggcctttgagcagttgcagaaaggaaacctgatcttctacgagtgtgacctgagtgagtgtgggctggacgctgcagcggcctcagtgtactctggagtgttcacacaggtctttagagaggagccaggcctgtaccaggacaaggtctactgcttcatccatctgagtgtgcaggagtttctggctgctcttcacATCCATCAGACCTTCATCAACACTGGGATCAACCTGCTCTCAGAGGAACAAACATCATTACGGTCAAATATTTTTAGCAGTAAATCAGTTCAGTTTTACCAGACAGCTGTGGACCAGGCCTTGCAGAGTCCAAATGGACACCTGGACCTGCTCCTCCGCTTCCTCCTGGGTCTTTCActgtcgaccaatcagagccttcTACAAGGTCTGATGACACAGACAGAAAGTCGCTCCCagaccaatcagaaaacagctgagtacatcaagaagaagctgagtgaggatgtgtctgcagagaggagcatcaacctgctccactgtctgaatgaactgaatgagCGTTCTCTGGTGGAGCAGATCCAACAGGTCCTGAGTTCAGGACGTCTATCTGAAGGTGGACTGTCTCCTGCTCAGTGGTCAGCTCTGGCCTTCATCTTACTGTCATCAGAAGAAGATCTGGACcagtttgagctgaagaaaTACTGTGCTTCAGAGGAGGCTCTCCTGAGGCTGCTGCCAGTGGTCAAGGCCTCCAACAAAGCTCT actgagcagctgtaacctgtcagagagaagctgtgaagctctgtcctcagtcctcagctcccagtcctctagtctgacAGTCCTGGATCTCAGTCTCAACGACTTGAAGGACTCAGGGCTGAAGATGTTGTCTGTTGGTCTGAAGAGTCCTCACTGTAAACTGGAACAGCTCAG tctgtccctctgtggactgtcccctcacagctgtgggcctctgtcctcagtcctcagctcctccagtctcacacacctggatctcagtcacaacgacctccaggactcaggagtggagctgctgtgttctggactgaagagcgccccctgcagactggAGACTCTCAG tctgtccctctgtggactgtcccctcacagctgtgggcctctgtcctcagtcctcagctcctccagtctcacacacctggatctcagtcacaacgacctccaggactcaggagtggagctgctgtgttctggactgaagagcgccccctgcagactggAGACGCTCAG GCTGTCTGGATGTCTGGTCtcacagaggggcggggctgctctggcctcagctctgagctccgccccctcccacctgagagagttagacctgagctacaaccatccaggaccctcagcagagctcctgaccgctctacaggaccagcgccccctgctgtctgtcag actGGAGTTTGCTGGAGCTGTGAGGTTGACACCAGGACTCAGAAAGT atttctgtgatctcactctggatccaaacacagctcacagaaaactcaaactgtctgacaacaacaagaaggtgacacgtgtgacagaggagcagccgTATCCAGATCATCAGGACAGATTTGAGACCTGGCCTCAGATTCTGTGTTCCACTGGTCTGACTggtcgctgttactgggaggtccaGTGGAGTGGAGATGTTTATATATCAGTGTCTTACAGAGGAATCAGAAGGAAAGGAAACAGTTATGACAGTGTGTTTGGACAcaatgatcagtcctggagtctgtTCTGTTCTGATGATGGTTTCTCTGTTGTTCATAATAACAAACGCACCTCCCTCCCTcagccctgctcctcctcttctgggacagtctcagtgtttgtggactgtcctgctggctctctgtccttctacacagtctcctctgaccaactgacccacctccacaccttcaacaccacattcactcacactctGATCCCTGGGTTTATGATCTGTCCTGactcctcagtgtgtgtgtgtgctccgacacactcaccctcctctgtgtaa
- the LOC117381189 gene encoding NLR family CARD domain-containing protein 3-like isoform X2: MDQRETREDAAPPTTSRAALESERSIGRLIDFKKEHGPQIHQKHPPSEPGPICESLRSDWSMERPPVFANDPVEQQGPEVSSGQHHQTQLDSIFKLLEEDIFTFVQKELKKLHKVLSTDYPECLEPVEDEDEEQRSSSEAVLKITLNFLRRMKQKELAERLRSRTCSGVYRRKLKSNLQQKFECVFEGIAKAGNPTPLNQIYTELYITEGGSSEVNQEHEVRHMETASRKPGPAETPITCEDMFKGPAHTHGPIRTVLTKGVAGIGKTVLTQKFSLDWAEGKANQDIQLLFPFTFRSLNVLKERSFSLVTLVHHFFSQTQTELCSFEDLQVLFIFDGLDECRLPLDFTKTKALTDPTESTSLHVLLVNLIRGSLLPSAHLWITTRPAAANQIPAECVSMVTEVRGFTDPQKEQYFKKRFRDEADTIISHIKTSRSLHIMCYMPIFCWIAATVLEHVLKSRERGELPKTLTQMYIHFLVVQAKVKNIKYEGGSETDPHWSPETKKMVESLGKLAFEQLQKGNLIFYECDLSECGLDAAAASVYSGVFTQVFREEPGLYQDKVYCFIHLSVQEFLAALHIHQTFINTGINLLSEEQTSLRSNIFSSKSVQFYQTAVDQALQSPNGHLDLLLRFLLGLSLSTNQSLLQGLMTQTESRSQTNQKTAEYIKKKLSEDVSAERSINLLHCLNELNERSLVEQIQQVLSSGRLSEGGLSPAQWSALAFILLSSEEDLDQFELKKYCASEEALLRLLPVVKASNKALLSSCNLSERSCEALSSVLSSQSSSLTVLDLSLNDLKDSGLKMLSVGLKSPHCKLEQLSLSLCGLSPHSCGPLSSVLSSSSLTHLDLSHNDLQDSGVELLCSGLKSAPCRLETLSLSLCGLSPHSCGPLSSVLSSSSLTHLDLSHNDLQDSGVELLCSGLKSAPCRLETLRLSGCLVSQRGGAALASALSSAPSHLRELDLSYNHPGPSAELLTALQDQRPLLSVRLEFAGAVRLTPGLRKYFCDLTLDPNTAHRKLKLSDNNKKVTRVTEEQPYPDHQDRFETWPQILCSTGLTGRCYWEVQWSGDVYISVSYRGIRRKGNSYDSVFGHNDQSWSLFCSDDGFSVVHNNKRTSLPQPCSSSSGTVSVFVDCPAGSLSFYTVSSDQLTHLHTFNTTFTHTLIPGFMICPDSSVCVCAPTHSPSSV, encoded by the exons atggatcagagagagaccagagaggacgcagcccctcccaccaccagcaGGGCGGCGCTGGAGAGTGAACGCTCTATTGGACGACTGATTGATTTTAAAAAGGAGCATGGTCCACA GATCCACCAGAAACATCCTCCATCTGAACCTGGTCCCATCTGTGAGTCCCTCAGGAGTGACTGGTCTATGGAACGTCCACCTGTTTTTGCCAACGACCC AGTGGAGCAGCAGGGTCCAGAGGTCTCCAGTGGTCAGCACCATcagacacagctggactccatatttaag CTTCTGGAGGAGGACATCTTCACTTTTGTCCAGAAGGAGCTGAAGAAGCTCCACAAGGTTCTGAGTacagattacccagaatgcttagAGCCTGTggaggatgaggatgaagagcagaggagcagcagtgaggCTGTTCTGAAGATCACACTGAACTTCCTGAGGAGGATGAAGCAGAAGGAGCTGGCTGAGCGTctgaggagca GGACTTGTTCTGGAGTTTATCGACGTAAACTGAAGTCTAATCTGCAGCagaagtttgagtgtgtgtttgagggcaTCGCTAAAGCAGGAAACCCCACCCCTCTGAAtcagatctacacagagctctacatcacagagggagggtcttcagaggtcaaccaggaacatgaggtcagacacatggaAACAGCCTCCAGGAAACCAGGCCCAGCAGAGACACCCATCACATGtgaagacatgtttaaaggcccagctcacacacatggaccaatcagaacagtgctgacaaagggagtggctggcatcgggaaaacagtgctcactcagaagttcagtctggactgggctgaaggcaAAGCCAACCAGGACATACAGCTGCTGTTCCCGTTCACTTTCAGATCACTCAATGTGCTGAAGGAGAGAAGCTTCAGCTTGGTGACACTTGTTCATCACTTCTttagtcaaacacaaacagaactctgcagctttgaagacctccaggtgctcttcatctttgacggtctggacgagtgcagacTTCCTCTGGACTTCACCAAAACCAAGGCCCTGACCGACCCCACAGAGTCCACCTCACTGCACGTGCTGCTGGTGAACCTCATCAGGGGGAGCCTGCTTCCCTCCGCTCACCTCTGGATAACCACACGACCCGCGGCGGCCAATCAGATCCCTGCTGagtgcgtctccatggtgacagaggtcagagggttcaCCGACCCGCAGAAGGAGCAGTACTTTAAGAAGAGGTTCAGAGATGAGGCCGACACAatcatctcccacatcaagACGTCCAGAAGCCTCCACATCATGTGCTACATGCCAATCTTCTGCTGGATCGCTGCCACAGTCCTGGAGCATGTgttgaaaagcagagagagaggagagctgccCAAGACCCTGACTCAGATGtacatccacttcctggtggTTCAGGCCAAAGTCAAGAACATCAAGTATGAAGGAGGATCTGAGACAGACCCACACTGGAGTCCAGAGACCAAGAAGATGGTGGAGtctctgggaaaactggcctttgagcagttgcagaaaggaaacctgatcttctacgagtgtgacctgagtgagtgtgggctggacgctgcagcggcctcagtgtactctggagtgttcacacaggtctttagagaggagccaggcctgtaccaggacaaggtctactgcttcatccatctgagtgtgcaggagtttctggctgctcttcacATCCATCAGACCTTCATCAACACTGGGATCAACCTGCTCTCAGAGGAACAAACATCATTACGGTCAAATATTTTTAGCAGTAAATCAGTTCAGTTTTACCAGACAGCTGTGGACCAGGCCTTGCAGAGTCCAAATGGACACCTGGACCTGCTCCTCCGCTTCCTCCTGGGTCTTTCActgtcgaccaatcagagccttcTACAAGGTCTGATGACACAGACAGAAAGTCGCTCCCagaccaatcagaaaacagctgagtacatcaagaagaagctgagtgaggatgtgtctgcagagaggagcatcaacctgctccactgtctgaatgaactgaatgagCGTTCTCTGGTGGAGCAGATCCAACAGGTCCTGAGTTCAGGACGTCTATCTGAAGGTGGACTGTCTCCTGCTCAGTGGTCAGCTCTGGCCTTCATCTTACTGTCATCAGAAGAAGATCTGGACcagtttgagctgaagaaaTACTGTGCTTCAGAGGAGGCTCTCCTGAGGCTGCTGCCAGTGGTCAAGGCCTCCAACAAAGCTCT actgagcagctgtaacctgtcagagagaagctgtgaagctctgtcctcagtcctcagctcccagtcctctagtctgacAGTCCTGGATCTCAGTCTCAACGACTTGAAGGACTCAGGGCTGAAGATGTTGTCTGTTGGTCTGAAGAGTCCTCACTGTAAACTGGAACAGCTCAG tctgtccctctgtggactgtcccctcacagctgtgggcctctgtcctcagtcctcagctcctccagtctcacacacctggatctcagtcacaacgacctccaggactcaggagtggagctgctgtgttctggactgaagagcgccccctgcagactggAGACTCTCAG tctgtccctctgtggactgtcccctcacagctgtgggcctctgtcctcagtcctcagctcctccagtctcacacacctggatctcagtcacaacgacctccaggactcaggagtggagctgctgtgttctggactgaagagcgccccctgcagactggAGACGCTCAG GCTGTCTGGATGTCTGGTCtcacagaggggcggggctgctctggcctcagctctgagctccgccccctcccacctgagagagttagacctgagctacaaccatccaggaccctcagcagagctcctgaccgctctacaggaccagcgccccctgctgtctgtcag actGGAGTTTGCTGGAGCTGTGAGGTTGACACCAGGACTCAGAAAGT atttctgtgatctcactctggatccaaacacagctcacagaaaactcaaactgtctgacaacaacaagaaggtgacacgtgtgacagaggagcagccgTATCCAGATCATCAGGACAGATTTGAGACCTGGCCTCAGATTCTGTGTTCCACTGGTCTGACTggtcgctgttactgggaggtccaGTGGAGTGGAGATGTTTATATATCAGTGTCTTACAGAGGAATCAGAAGGAAAGGAAACAGTTATGACAGTGTGTTTGGACAcaatgatcagtcctggagtctgtTCTGTTCTGATGATGGTTTCTCTGTTGTTCATAATAACAAACGCACCTCCCTCCCTcagccctgctcctcctcttctgggacagtctcagtgtttgtggactgtcctgctggctctctgtccttctacacagtctcctctgaccaactgacccacctccacaccttcaacaccacattcactcacactctGATCCCTGGGTTTATGATCTGTCCTGactcctcagtgtgtgtgtgtgctccgacacactcaccctcctctgtgtaa